The DNA window TCGCCCAGCCTCCTCTATATCGAGTGAAAAAAGGGAAAGAAGAACCCAAATACCTGCGCAGCGAGGAGGAGGTGGAAGATTATCTGCTGGAAAAAGGGATCGAAGATCTCCGGCTGATTATTCCCGGAAACAAGGCCCAGTTCAGCGGCAAAAACCTTCTGGAGACGGTTAAGCGGGCCATCCGCCTGGAAAAAATATTATATCGCCTGGCTAAGCGGCAAATGGACCCGAACATTCTTTTAGCCTTTGCGCAGCACGAATCTTTCACCAAGAACTCGCTCAAGTCGGAAGAGGAGATGAACCGGGTTGTCGAGGAAATCAAACGTGCGCTGAAGAAAGGTCAAAAGCCGAAAGAATGGCTGGAGTTTCAGATGGAGAAAGACCCGGAACATGGTAGTTATAACCTCCGATTCCTTTCGAGCCATAATGGATCCCGCCTGGAAACCGTCCTGGACCTGGATTTAGTGAGTTCAGCTCAATTCGAAGAGCTGCGCAAAATATCCAAACAGCTCAGCCCCCTGAGCCAACCTCCCTACGTGTTAAAGGCCGGGGAAGACGCCAAGGAAGTAGGGGGTTTCTCTCAGCTGGTTCAGGAAATTTTGGCTTATGGCAAAAAAGGATTGGAAATCCAACGATATAAAGGGCTGGGAGAGATGAACCCGGAACAACTCTGGGATACAACCATGAACCCGGAGACCCGCACCTTGTTGCAAGTTCGCGTTGAAGATACCATCAAGGCCGACGAGATCTTCACGGTCCTCATGGGCGATCAGGTGGAGCCCCGGCGAGAATTCATCCAGCGGAATGCCTTGACGGTGACCAACCTGGACATCTAATTTCATCCCCCAATTCCCTATGGCCGAGGACAGAGACCAAGACTTGTTTGGGCTGATTGAGCTTGGTCAAGAAAAATTTTAAAGCGAGAGTTCTATGCAAACCCAGAATATTCAGAACCGCCTCCCCGTCAAGCTGGAGGAGGAAATGCAGAAATCCTACATGGATTATGCCATGTCGGTAATTATTGGCCGGGCCTTGCCAGATGTTCGGGATGGGCTGAAACCCGTCCACCGCCGGGTGCTCTATGCCATGTACGATCTTTCCAACGACTGGAACAAGCCGTTCAAGAAATCGGCCAGAATCGTAGGAGACGTCATCGGAAAATACCATCCCCATGGGGACATGGCCGTTTATGATGCCTTAGTGCGTATGGCTCAGGATTTTTCTCTGCGGTATCCTTTAATTAACGGGCAAGGAAATTTTGGATCCATAGACGGAGACCCGCCAGCAGCCATGCGTTACACCGAGGTACGCATGGCCCGTTTGGCGAGTGAGCTCCTATCCGATATCGAAAAGAAAACGGTGGAATTTGCCCCCAACTATGACGGATCGCTGACGGAACCCGCCATCCTGCCGGCGCGCTTCCCCAACCTTTTGGTCAACGGTTCCTCGGGTATAGCCGTAGGCATGGCCACCAACATACCCCCTCACAACCTGCAGGAAGTGATCGCGGCGGCAATCGCCGTCATCCAGAATCCAGAAATCACCATCGAGGATTTGATGGTCATCATCCCCGGTCCGGATTTCCCCACGGCAGGATTCATCCTTGGGCAATCCGGGATTCGGGAGGCCTACCTTACGGGAAAGGGTACCATCCAGCTAAGAGCCCGCGCCCTGATCGAACGCCAGAAGAGGACAGAGCGGGAGGCGGTAGTAATCACGGAACTCCCCTATCAGGTGAATAAGGCCAGGCTCTTGGAAAAGATTGCCGAGCTCGTCCAAGAGAAAAGGATTGAAGGGATCTCCGACCTCAGGGATGAATCTGACCGGGAAGGGATGCGGATCGTTATCGAACTGAAAAGAGAGGCCGTCGCCCAGGTGGTCCTCAACCAACTCTTCAAGCATACCCAGATGCAGGTCACCTTCGGCATCATCCTCTTGGCCATCGTCCATGGCCAGCCGCAAACGCTTACCCTCAAGGAGCTGATCCAACACTTCATCAACCACCGCAAAGAGGTGGTCATCCGCCGCAGCCAGTTTGAGTTGGGAAAAGCCGAGGCCAATGCCCACATCCTGGAAGGCTTAAAGATCGCCCTGGATAACCTCGACCGGGTCATTTCCTTGATTCGCTCTTCTAAAACCCCCAAAGATGCCAAAGAAGGGCTGATGGCTAAATTCTCGCTCTCCGAAGCCCAAGCCCAAGCTATTTTGGAGATGCGTTTACAGCGCCTGACGAACCTGGAACGGGAAAAGATCAACGAGGAATATAAAGAAGTCATCCAACTCATCGCCCGCCTGCGGGAGCTCCTGAGCAACGAGCGACTTTTATTTAACCTGATCGGCGAAGAGCTTCGGGAGATTAAGGAACGCTACGGGGACGAACGGCGGACTCTGATCATTGAGGAAGCGCAAGAGATTAACCTCGAAGACTTGATCGTGGAAGAAGATATGGTCGTGACGATCAGTCACTCCGGCTATATCAAGCGCAATGCCATCAGTCTTTACCGCAGCCAAAGGCGGGGCGGGCGGGGGAAGATGGGCATGACCACCAAAGAAGAAGATTTTGTCGAGCACCTCTTCGTAGCCTCCACGCATAGTTATATCCTCTTCTTCACCGACGCCGGAAAGGTATTCTGGTTGAAAGTCCACGAAATACCCCAGGCGGGGCGTATGTCGCGGGGAAAAGCCATCATCAATTTGTTGAACCTTTCGGGAGAAGAGAAGATTACCGCCATCCTCCCCGTACGGACCTTTGAAGAGGGGAAATACGTCATCATGACCACGAAGAACGGTGTGGTCAAGAAGACCGACCTGATGTCTTACGGCCATCCACGCACGGGCGGAATCATTGCTCTGACCCTTGATCCGGGAGACGAGTTAATCTCGGCCTGCCTGACGGATGGAACGAAGGAGATCCTGCTCAGCTCCCGGGAAGGCAAGGCCATTCGCTTCTCCGAGGAAGAGACGCGCGCCATTGGGCGCACGGCCAGAGGGGTAAAAGGGATTACGCTGGGCAAAAAGGATTACCTGGTCTCCATGGATATCATCACCCCGGGAACTCTGGGGGCAGCCATTCTATCGGTCACGGAAAAAGGTTTTGGTAAGCGTACTCCCATTGAGGATTATCCCCTTCAAAGCCGTGGGGGGAAAGGCGTTATAACGATTAAAACTTCCCCGCGGAACGGGAATTTAGTGGGCGTGCAACAGATTACCGAGCAGGATGATGTCATGCTCATCACGGAAAAAGGGAAAATTATTCGCTTGCGGGGTGAAGAAATCTCGGTCATTGGGCGGAACACCCAGGGGGTGAAGCTCATTGAACTGGAGCCTGGAGAACGAGTGATGGCCGTTACCCGCTTGGCCGAGCGCGAGGAAGAGCCGGAGGGGGAACAAGGAATAGAAGAGAGCCCAGAGGAAACCCCGGAAGAAATCGGGGGAGAGGAAAATTCATAACGCATGGCCGAGTTTCTCACAGAAAAAGGGCGAATCGGCGTTATCGGCGCCGGAAGCTGGGGTACGACGCTGGCCAACCTCTTGGCCGAGAAAGGGCTACCCGTCGATCTCTGGGTTTTTGAAGAAGAACTCTTCCGGGCCATGCAAAGCAAAAGGGAGAATGAATTCTTCCTCCCCGGAATTTCACTCGCGGATAACATCCGGATAACTCATTCTCTGGAAGAAGCTTGTACCGGGAAAGACATCCTGATCTGTGCCATACCTTCCCATGCCGTGCGGGAAGTTTTTAGCAAGGGACGGCCTTACATCCAAGAGGATGCCTTGATTATTAGCGCCACCAAGGGACTCGAGGACGAAACCTTCTCCACCGCATCACAAGTTTTACGAGACACCATCGGCCAGAACCTCAGGACTGAAATTGCCTGCCTTTCCGGGCCGAGTTTTGCAAGAGAAGTCGCTTGTAAATTCCCCACGGCGGTCGCGGTGGCTGCGGCCCACCCGGAGGCCGCGCAGCAAGCGCAAATTCTTTTGGCCAGGCCTTACTTCCGGGTCTACACCAACCCTGACCTGATCGGCGTGGAGTTAGGGGGTGCGACCAAGAACGTCATGGCGATTGCCGCAGGGGCCTCCGACGGCTTAGGATTCGGGCACAGCTCCCGGTCGGCGTTAATCACGCGAGGATTAGCTGAGATGACCCGTCTGGGGGTAAAGATGGGAGCAGACGCGCGCACCTTTTTCGGGCTGGCCGGCTTAGGAGATCTGGTCCTGACTTGTACCGGAAGTTTAAGCCGGAATCGCACCGTCGGTTTAGAGTTGGGTAAAGGGCGGAGGCTCAAGGATATTCTCCAAGGAATGAGGATGGTCGCCGAGGGTATCCGTACCACCAAGGCCCTGCGAGCATTAGCCCGAGAACGGGAAGTGGAGATGCCCATTACGGATAAAGTTTATGAGATTCTTTACGAGGGCAAAGACCCACGGGAAGCCGTAATCGAGTTGATGTCCCGCGATCCCCGGTCCGAGCAGGAAGGAACGTAACGGAAGAAACTGCCGGGTTTCTACTTCCCCGATTGAGGCGGGAGGGAGGGAAGCCCATCCAAGAGGCGTTCGACCAATCTTTTTCCTAAATTGTTTGCTGCCTGGCTCGGCCCACGAATCTTTCCTTCGGCCATCCAAAGCACCGACCCCTTTTCCAGCTCCAGCACCCGCAACATCAGACGGATCTGACAGGTCCCCTGATGATAAGTTGGCAGAGCCCGGTACTCATAGCGCCCTCCCTCCCAAACCTGAAAGGATTCTGATCGAACGTAGGGTTTCTGCAATGAATATTCCAGAAGGGTGCCCGTAATCAGAAGCTTGGCTTTCAGGCGTTCGTTGGTCTTGATAAGGAAGGACGGGTTGGCAATTAAATTTGGGGGGTTTAAGCCGAATTCCTGGAGGACCGCAGAAACTTCCCCAGGGGGAATCAGGTTGTAACCTTTGGCCGCTAAAAAGGTGTAGATAAAGGAGTTTAGGTCTGAACCGGATTGAGGATAACCGGAAGCATCTTGAATAGGAAGAATGGCCACGGGTTGGAAGTCTTTAAAATTTACCTCCCGGAAAAAAGTTTTGTCCAGATTCAGATTGT is part of the Deltaproteobacteria bacterium genome and encodes:
- the gyrA gene encoding DNA gyrase subunit A, giving the protein MQTQNIQNRLPVKLEEEMQKSYMDYAMSVIIGRALPDVRDGLKPVHRRVLYAMYDLSNDWNKPFKKSARIVGDVIGKYHPHGDMAVYDALVRMAQDFSLRYPLINGQGNFGSIDGDPPAAMRYTEVRMARLASELLSDIEKKTVEFAPNYDGSLTEPAILPARFPNLLVNGSSGIAVGMATNIPPHNLQEVIAAAIAVIQNPEITIEDLMVIIPGPDFPTAGFILGQSGIREAYLTGKGTIQLRARALIERQKRTEREAVVITELPYQVNKARLLEKIAELVQEKRIEGISDLRDESDREGMRIVIELKREAVAQVVLNQLFKHTQMQVTFGIILLAIVHGQPQTLTLKELIQHFINHRKEVVIRRSQFELGKAEANAHILEGLKIALDNLDRVISLIRSSKTPKDAKEGLMAKFSLSEAQAQAILEMRLQRLTNLEREKINEEYKEVIQLIARLRELLSNERLLFNLIGEELREIKERYGDERRTLIIEEAQEINLEDLIVEEDMVVTISHSGYIKRNAISLYRSQRRGGRGKMGMTTKEEDFVEHLFVASTHSYILFFTDAGKVFWLKVHEIPQAGRMSRGKAIINLLNLSGEEKITAILPVRTFEEGKYVIMTTKNGVVKKTDLMSYGHPRTGGIIALTLDPGDELISACLTDGTKEILLSSREGKAIRFSEEETRAIGRTARGVKGITLGKKDYLVSMDIITPGTLGAAILSVTEKGFGKRTPIEDYPLQSRGGKGVITIKTSPRNGNLVGVQQITEQDDVMLITEKGKIIRLRGEEISVIGRNTQGVKLIELEPGERVMAVTRLAEREEEPEGEQGIEESPEETPEEIGGEENS
- a CDS encoding NAD(P)H-dependent glycerol-3-phosphate dehydrogenase is translated as MAEFLTEKGRIGVIGAGSWGTTLANLLAEKGLPVDLWVFEEELFRAMQSKRENEFFLPGISLADNIRITHSLEEACTGKDILICAIPSHAVREVFSKGRPYIQEDALIISATKGLEDETFSTASQVLRDTIGQNLRTEIACLSGPSFAREVACKFPTAVAVAAAHPEAAQQAQILLARPYFRVYTNPDLIGVELGGATKNVMAIAAGASDGLGFGHSSRSALITRGLAEMTRLGVKMGADARTFFGLAGLGDLVLTCTGSLSRNRTVGLELGKGRRLKDILQGMRMVAEGIRTTKALRALAREREVEMPITDKVYEILYEGKDPREAVIELMSRDPRSEQEGT